The Chlorocebus sabaeus isolate Y175 chromosome 16, mChlSab1.0.hap1, whole genome shotgun sequence genome window below encodes:
- the LOC140708743 gene encoding LOW QUALITY PROTEIN: uncharacterized protein (The sequence of the model RefSeq protein was modified relative to this genomic sequence to represent the inferred CDS: inserted 2 bases in 2 codons; deleted 1 base in 1 codon; substituted 1 base at 1 genomic stop codon), which translates to MRHLCFPEPLNVLGPAAVLSFCQCIHTVHSLVSCQDPWDYRTSRAAFXCPHLWVPVASRPLALGHVWGAGVGISLIQAPHAXPWHLFALQVPRVPPYSSSASHEWGQGWVRGPQKLPXCTSPARHSSSKVTKTSASILTGAGAQGCCPVSLVTWVGPFLSAPFHTAGGEENHIQIHGGSGDGLSTRTQPPAFLCV; encoded by the exons ATGAGGCACCTGTGCTTCCCTGAGCCCTTGAATGTTCTGGGGCCAGCGGCTGTGCTCAGCTTCTGCCAGTGCATCCACACGGTCCATTCCCTCGTCTCATGTCAGGacccctgggattacaggaccaGCAGAGCTGCCT TCTGCCCGCATCTGTGGGTCCCTGTGGCGTCTAGGCCACTTGCTCTGGGGCATGTTTGGGGGGCTGGGGTTGGGATCAGCTTGATCCAGGCTCCTCATGCCTGACCCTGGCATCTGTTTGCACTC CAAGTGCCAAGAGTGCCTCCCTACTCCTCATCTGCCTCCCACGAGTGGGGCCAGGGCTGGGTGAGAGGCCCCCAGAAGCTGC TGTGCACCTCGCCAGCCCGTCACTCTTCTTCTAAAGTAACAAAAACAAGTGCCTCAATTCTCACGGGGGCTGGGGCCCAGGGTTGCTGTCCTGTCTCTCTCGTTACCTGGGTCGGCCCTTTCCTCTCAGCCCCCTTTCATACGGCAGGAGGGGAGGAGAACCACATCCAGATCCATGGGGGCAGTGGGGATGGGCTGAGCACCAGGACACAGCCTCCCGCATTTCTGTGTGTGTAA